A stretch of DNA from Micromonospora sp. WMMD1155:
GGGGAGTCCTTTCACTCATGTGGACCGTCGAAGAATCGGAATCGATCTGCCATGCCCTGCGCGCCGAATCCGATGGCGTGGAGGATCCCGAGGTGGACCGTCGCGCCGCCGAAGAGACGCTGATCGAGGAGATCGAGCGCGAGGTGGCGGAGTACCGCGAGTGGTATGCCAAACACCGATCGTCCGAGTCGATTGAAGACTCCGTCGAACCGCCTGATGAGCTGCGTGAACGTCTGTGGTTGATCGGATGGATGATCTACGAGGCGAGTTGGCAGATTGTCCGCTGGGCGCGGCGTACCAAAGCGGGTGTCGAGGTCAACCAACGGGCTGCCCACCTCATCGAGCGATTGGCCGAAGTGGCTCGTATCCTGCCCTGGCCGCATTTCGCACCCCGGGCACTGGGGGCGATCCGAGCCGACGCGCTGGTCGCGTCCAAGCGGGACACGCCACAGGGTTACAACGTCGCGTTCCTGCGGCACCGGGAGGCGCGCGAGCGGCGCGACCACTATGTCGAGAGTCATGGTCGTGCACCCGGGCGCGAACGGGAGTTGCTGGGCCTTGAGGAGATCTTCCTCCAGTTGGTGCTGGCCGAGACGGGCACCGCCTGCCGCACGGCGGAGCGTTTCATCGGTCGTTGGCTGGACGAACTGGAGAAGGACCCGCAGAAGCGCCAGTGGACCGCGGACGACGAGGAGCACTGGGTCGAGATCCTGTACCAGCAGCTGTCCGTCGGTGTCGTCATCGGCGAGCAGTCGCTCGACAAGGCCGCCGAGATCGAGCGCGCCTACGGGCTGGTCAAGCGGGTGGGTCGGGATCGACTGGCACTGCGCACAGCCTTCCGCAACCCCGGCATCATGACCGCTCGGGCGGCCCTGCACCTGCTGCCGCTGACGTACGAGATGGAAGAACTCGCCCTGGAGCCGGGTTCCGACTACGAGAGTTGGAAGGAGATGCGCGAGGCGACCATCCGGCGCTTCGTCAAGGCGTACCAGGCTATCGAGAGGCCCGTCCTGGACGACAACGACCAGGCGGTGCCGCTGATCGCCGACCATCGACGGTCAGTCGCCCAGCTTCGGCTCAACGCCGCGCTGGTACTCCCCGGTATCGACCTGCCCACCTCTCTCGACTTCGCGGATTTCCTGCGGTGCGACCCGCTCGACGCCGAAGCGGCCGAGGAGATCTCGGCCTGGCTCGCCGAAGAGGACGGCGCGGGAAAGATCCGCGGCAATGCCAACGCGATCGGCAGCGTGACGATGCCCGCGTTCCTGCGGGGCGTCCGGGCCAGCCGTGCCGAGCGCGGCGTGTCGGAGGGCTACCGGGAATGGCGGCAGCGGTGGTTCGTCCTCGATCGCTATGCCCAGGAGGAGGGCCGCCGCGAACGGGTGGAGCGCGCCTTGCGGGACTACTGACGACGCTCAGCCCTGGCTCCGAGCCGACGTCGGGTCAACGCGCGTAGGCGGCGAACAGGATCCAGGCGAGGTCCGGCCAGCGGCGCCTCACCCACTCCAGTTGGACCTCGCGGAGGGCGACGTCGAGCCGGGTGCCGTTCGTACGGCTCTCGCGAACCATCGCGGCGGCCGTCTTGCTGGCTGAGTAGTCCGCGACGTCGTCGATACACGCCACGACCTGTTCCGCTCCGCCGGCGAGCGTCGCCATCACGAAGTTCAGTGGTTCGGCGTGTTCGACATTCACCAGCCGACCGACCTGACACGACGCGATGAGCAGGGACTGCGGCCAGCGCAGCATCAGCGCCCGGCCGGCGCTGATGGGTGCGTCCGGCAGCAGCAGGGTCTGGCCGAGGCCCACGCCCTCACCGTGGGAGGCGATGTGGACGTAGCGCCAGCGGCCGCTCCGCTCGGACAGTGCGGAGGCGAGCGTGCCGGGCACCTCGACCGGCGGTGCGCCCGGCTCGAGCTCGCACTCGCTGAGCGGAAGGCTCCCACGCTCGGGTGGGGCCAGACCCCAGGCGGCACCCTCTCTTTCGATGCCGAGCTCGCGGCTGCCCCCGGCACGATCCCCGACCAACTGGATCAGGGCGGGCCCGGCAGCGGTCGCAGCGGTCGGACCGGAGAGGAAGGTGAGCACCGGCGTCTGGGTGAGGATCGCTCGCTCCACCAGGTGCGTGTGTGGGTCGACCCGAAGTGCCGCCCACGGCATCAGGCTGAGCGCGGAGTGCGCCGAGATCACCAACGGGACAGGCTCTTCGGTCAGTTGCAGGACGTCACGCAGCTGCGGTGGTAGGAGTTGCTCGCCGAGCGCCTGCCAGTCGACGCCACCGGCCAGGGCGTCGGCCAGACTGACCGTCGGCGCACTGATCGCGGTGATGAACGCCGAGAGGACGTCGCCCACCTGGAGCCGGCCGAAGGAGATGACGCCGGTCGGCTCGATGAGCGTCCGGAACCACGAGGTTTCGGCGGTGACGGTGTCCGGGAGGCCGACGTAGTCGAGCGCGTAACGGTCGCCCACCGCATCGATCAACCGCGCGACGTTCACCGGCACGGGCACGACGGCGTCCGCGAGCAGCGGTGAGACCGCATGCTCGATGCGTTGCCGTAGTTCCTGGAGAAGTTTCTCGTTCTCCGCGTCGGCCGCGCCGAGTTGCTGTCCGGATTCGGCCTCGACCACCTGGTCCAGCAGCGTGCGCAGTCGCCGACCGGTTCGCCAGGTGCGCCAGTTGGTCTCGACGTCGAACCGGTCGGCCCGCACCCGAGAGGCGAAGCCCGACTGCTTGGCCGAGAGACTCACCCGTAGCCCGAGCTCGGCTGCCTGACGGCCCGGCAGCATGGCGGCGGCACGGGCGATGTCGCCGTAGACGCGGCGGATCGCCGCAGCCAGCGGGCTGCCGGAGCGGGAAATCACCCGCCACCGGTCGCGGATCCCCTCGATGGTGTGCAGCGCGTCGTCCAGATGGTCGATCGCCTGATTGACGGCTGCGAGCGGCAGCTGATCCTCGTCGATGAGCAACTCCGCACGTGTCATCGACAGCAGCAGGTCTTCGATGTCGTACTGGGGTGCCCGCCCGCCGGTCCTGCGGAGATGGCGATGAGCGCGGGCGAGCCGCTTGGTCGCGTCATCGCGGTCGCCCTCCGCCCAGGCGCCAAGGGCGTAGGCGTAGTCGATACGGTGACGGCTGACGAACTGGCTGTCCTGGACTGCCTTCCAGTACCCCCGCGACTCCGACTCGCGCAGTAGTCGCCGGACCTGCGCGCCCTCGTTCTCGAGGAGGTGTCCGGCCGCCAACTCGTAATGAAAATAAGCGCGGAAGATGTCGGCGCCGCTTCCGACGAATTCGCTGTCGGGCCGGTCGGC
This window harbors:
- a CDS encoding CHAT domain-containing protein; its protein translation is MATDGGLSSAVRRVLARDDVMMLARDAEVAVDIMREGMPEEHVFRQESELFSEALKTYCDTARNATDDRFSSATFLDSLDSAGTIVRLCALLRVPLRTPKGVDVATLHEQALARLEADSETLAGVDLDKDLYRGRTIRYRAARDRRIRGDRHGAMTLADRPDSEFVGSGADIFRAYFHYELAAGHLLENEGAQVRRLLRESESRGYWKAVQDSQFVSRHRIDYAYALGAWAEGDRDDATKRLARAHRHLRRTGGRAPQYDIEDLLLSMTRAELLIDEDQLPLAAVNQAIDHLDDALHTIEGIRDRWRVISRSGSPLAAAIRRVYGDIARAAAMLPGRQAAELGLRVSLSAKQSGFASRVRADRFDVETNWRTWRTGRRLRTLLDQVVEAESGQQLGAADAENEKLLQELRQRIEHAVSPLLADAVVPVPVNVARLIDAVGDRYALDYVGLPDTVTAETSWFRTLIEPTGVISFGRLQVGDVLSAFITAISAPTVSLADALAGGVDWQALGEQLLPPQLRDVLQLTEEPVPLVISAHSALSLMPWAALRVDPHTHLVERAILTQTPVLTFLSGPTAATAAGPALIQLVGDRAGGSRELGIEREGAAWGLAPPERGSLPLSECELEPGAPPVEVPGTLASALSERSGRWRYVHIASHGEGVGLGQTLLLPDAPISAGRALMLRWPQSLLIASCQVGRLVNVEHAEPLNFVMATLAGGAEQVVACIDDVADYSASKTAAAMVRESRTNGTRLDVALREVQLEWVRRRWPDLAWILFAAYAR